A window of Nicotiana tabacum cultivar K326 chromosome 24, ASM71507v2, whole genome shotgun sequence contains these coding sequences:
- the LOC107790157 gene encoding transcription repressor OFP15-like, which produces MKLPSLFKITENSSLSPLPWPLPPCKNPKTLSFRAENHNIFSEYYGYSEFSNDVDNIETVIEGLKTEKKRLFFEPGKTSSILEEAKNSNGFEFLPFKESCVVMTMDSMDPFLDFKKSMEEMVEANHEIKDCEKCLEELLTAYLKVNEKSNHRYIINAFFDLLISLSISKNCVASSLISTSHSFTSPLSFCSSSFSTSPCLSLLEAEDEIIVKNVDSVISSSDV; this is translated from the coding sequence ATGAAACTCCCTTCTCTCTTTAAAATTACAGAAAACTCTTCTCTTTCTCCATTACCATGGCCATTGCCACCTTGTAAAAACCCTAAAACTCTCTCTTTTCGAGCTGAAAACCATAACATTTTCAGTGAATATTATGGTTATTCAGAGTTTTCCAACGATGTTGATAACATAGAGACAGTGATTGAAGGcctaaaaacagaaaaaaagagGCTGTTTTTTGAGCCAGGGAAAACTAGTTCTATTCTTGAAGAGGCAAAAAATAGTAATGGTTTTGAGTTTCTTCCATTTAAGGAGTCATGTGTGGTGATGACAATGGATTCAATGGACCCTTTTTTGGATTTCAAGAAATCAATGGAAGAAATGGTAGAAGCAAATCATGAGATTAAAGATTGTGAAAAATGTCTTGAAGAGCTTTTGACTGCTTATTTGAAGGTTAATGAGAAAAGTAATCATAGATATATTATTAATGcattttttgatttgttgattagCCTTTCTATTAGTAAAAATTGTGTGGCTTCTTCTCTAATTTCAACTAGCCATTCTTTTACTTCTCCATTGTCATTTTGTTCTTCTAGTTTTTCTACTAGTCCTTGTTTGTCTTTGTTAGAAGCTGAGGATGAGATTATTGTGAAAAATGTTGATAGTGTAATTTCATCTTCAGATGtttga